One region of Oryza sativa Japonica Group chromosome 10, ASM3414082v1 genomic DNA includes:
- the LOC136353511 gene encoding uncharacterized protein, with protein MQVPTYARYLKDILNNKRPLPTTEHCSNVILHKLPEKKKDPRCPTITCSIGAQQFDQALCDLGASVSVMPKDVFDKLNFTVLAPTPMRLQLADSSVHCPVGIEEDVPVKIWDFFIPVDFVVLDMDTGKETSLILGHPFLSTAGANIDVGMGSIRFHINGKEEKFEFQLRTEQCSMVRI; from the coding sequence atgcaagtaccaacatacgcccgttatctcaaggacatactcaacaacaagagaccacTCCCAACGACGGAACACTGCAGCAACgtcatactccacaagctcccggagaagaagaaagatccgaggtgtcccacgatcacctgctcgatcggggcacaacaattcgaccaggccttgtgcgaccttggtgccagcgtcaGCGTCATGCCCAAAGACGTCTTTGACAAactcaacttcacggtgttggcaccaacaccgatgcgcctCCAACTGGCTGACTCGTCAGTCCATTGCCCGGTGGGGATAGAAGAGGATGTGCCTGTCAAGATatgggatttcttcatcccggttgatTTTGTGGTGCTAGACATGGACACGGGGAAGGAGACGTCGCTAATCCTGGGGCATCCATTCCTTAGCACCGcaggagccaacattgacgtgggaatggggagtatccgtttccatatcaatgggaaggaggaaaagtttgagtttcaactaaggacggaacaatgctccatggtcagaatCTAG